Proteins from one Gimesia maris genomic window:
- a CDS encoding ABC transporter permease, whose protein sequence is MKVVRQMVPLLAAIIILLLLFRIWVPTFLSPENMLDLTQQISVNTILALGMTLVILIGGIDLSVGAMVALVGTTTVYCLSAISGDTQNAGYLLLSILAGLGVASLFGIFHGIAAAKTAMPPFIITLASMLIARGCALRFNSGLPISIGDQQTFLLAIGNGRLFDVVPVPVVIMLTLFVLMALLLHRTRFGQHVYALGGNREAALYTGIPVVRVEVMVYLICSVLAGIAGMIHTSQLYSAEPGSGEMFELTAIAAVVVGGTSFTGGRGTIFGTLIGAVIIGILDKGLNQAGIHYSLQYIVKGAVILIAVYIDVRRNRSTV, encoded by the coding sequence GTGAAAGTAGTCAGACAAATGGTGCCTCTGCTGGCGGCAATTATTATTTTGCTGCTGCTGTTCCGCATCTGGGTTCCCACATTTTTATCGCCGGAAAATATGCTGGACCTGACGCAGCAGATTTCCGTTAATACAATCCTTGCGCTGGGCATGACGCTGGTCATTCTGATCGGCGGGATCGATCTCTCCGTCGGTGCGATGGTGGCGCTGGTGGGAACCACTACCGTGTACTGCCTCTCGGCTATTTCCGGGGATACACAAAATGCAGGCTATCTCCTGCTTTCCATCCTGGCCGGTCTGGGGGTGGCATCGCTCTTTGGAATCTTTCATGGCATTGCGGCTGCGAAAACTGCAATGCCTCCTTTTATTATTACCCTGGCTTCCATGCTGATTGCCCGCGGCTGCGCACTGCGTTTTAACAGCGGCCTGCCGATATCGATTGGAGATCAGCAGACCTTTTTACTGGCAATTGGCAATGGGCGACTTTTTGACGTAGTGCCCGTTCCTGTGGTCATCATGCTTACGCTGTTTGTGCTGATGGCGCTGCTTCTGCATCGCACCCGCTTTGGTCAGCATGTCTATGCGCTGGGAGGCAATCGTGAAGCTGCCCTCTATACAGGTATTCCAGTAGTCCGTGTAGAGGTAATGGTTTACCTGATCTGTTCGGTTCTGGCGGGGATCGCGGGCATGATTCACACTTCCCAACTGTACTCTGCAGAGCCCGGCTCAGGAGAAATGTTCGAGTTGACTGCGATTGCGGCGGTCGTTGTGGGGGGAACCAGCTTTACGGGAGGACGCGGAACCATATTTGGCACCTTGATTGGCGCTGTTATTATCGGTATACTTGATAAAGGTCTTAATCAGGCTGGCATTCATTACTCACTGCAATACATAGTAAAAGGGGCAGTGATTCTTATTGCCGTTTATATTGATGTGCGACGCAATCGATCGACGGTTTGA